From one Colletotrichum destructivum chromosome 3, complete sequence genomic stretch:
- a CDS encoding Putative nuclear protein DGCR14/ESS-2, translating into MESQDRASNALVRKRTDTELMPAPPPVKRIKRPKKVIDEDTYTDALSQIIARDFFPGLLEAETQQEYLDALESKDRAWISNAGQRLQRVMTPGRQRLKRPVPFDNGGRTPSAYGVDTPVSVASTATEVPKPAVDTNMSLVNFQATYTSEDNESFYKLMDKQNQKKAEKYAWIWRGNKLPSNQMIKQAEVEAKLLETRSLTDDGWRRDRLAIKDVDDRPARPDSWNANPKNGLMFGPESVEDDYESPAQKAQAASRMAPKSINYQNTRIPQPPIVQRPTSPTMSAVRDAIAGKTRKEDQASSAVGGGETPRVNGYAFVDDEDDEEVPLAPVINLGPGDATPNPFKLQEQRKRESLHHRLVERAAQSNRESAKNGLTGKLERTPVPKFPSSPRVSGGLTPAAQRLWSKIGSPRLESPGDPAKKATPMRARGSLLKGGSSVKR; encoded by the coding sequence ATGGAGTCGCAAGACCGCGCGTCGAATGCGCTTGTGCGCAAACGAACCGACACCGAACTGAtgccggcaccgccgccagtGAAGAGGATCAAGCGCCCAAAAAAGGTCATAGACGAAGATACCTATACCGATGCCCTCTCGCAGATCATCGCACGAGACTTTTTCCCCGGGCTTTTGGAAGCCGAGACACAACAAGAgtacctcgacgccctcgaaTCGAAGGACAGGGCATGGATATCCAACGCTGGGCAGAGACTACAGCGCGTGATGACTCCGGGGAGGCAAAGATTAAAAAGGCCAGTGCCGTTCGATAACGGAGGACGCACACCGTCAGCATACGGCGTGGACACGCCGGTATCAGTTGCATCGACAGCGACCGAAGTGCCAAAGCCGGCTGTGGACACCAACATGAGTCTCGTCAACTTCCAGGCCACCTATACCAGCGAGGATAACGAGAGCTTTTATAAGCTCATGGACAAGCAAAACCAAAAGAAAGCCGAGAAGTACGCCTGGATATGGCGAGGAAACAAACTGCCATCAAATCAGATGAtcaagcaggccgaggtcgaagcAAAGTTATTGGAGACGAGGAGTTTGACCGACGACGGATGGAGGAGGGATAGGCTGGCTATCAAGGATGTCGATGACCGACCAGCAAGACCCGACAGTTGGAACGCCAACCCGAAGAACGGCCTGATGTTCGGACCAGAGAGTGTGGAAGACGATTACGAGAGCCCGGCTCAGAAGGCCCAAGCCGCGTCCAGAATGGCGCCGAAATCGATCAACTACCAGAACACGAGGATACCACAGCCACCGATCGTTCAGAGACCGACATCTCCAACCATGTCAGCCGTCAGAGACGCGATTGCTGGGAAAACGCGGAAAGAAGACCAGGCGTCCAGCGCTGTCGGGGGAGGAGAAACACCGAGGGTGAACGGGTATGCGTTTgtggacgatgaggacgacgaagaagttCCGCTAGCCCCCGTCATCAACTTGGGTCCAGGCGACGCCACGCCGAATCCATTCAAGCTGCAAGAGcaaaggaagagagagagcctgCATCATCGACTGGTTGAGCGTGCAGCGCAGTCCAATAGAGAATCTGCGAAAAACGGACTGACAGGAAAGCTAGAGAGAACGCCAGTGCCCAAGTTTCCGTCCAGTCCACGGGTCTCGGGCGGCCTGACGCCCGCCGCTCAACGACTGTGGAGCAAGATTGGCAGTCCAAGACTTGAGAGTCCGGGCGATCCTGCTAAGAAGGCAACGCCCATGAGGGCAAGAGGCTCGCTCCTCAAGGGCGGGTCGTCTGTGAAAAGGTAG